The Leclercia adecarboxylata region TGGGGCATGCTGCAGAGAATCACGCTGCGCGCCGAACGGCTGTCCGCCGCACAAAGTTAAAATTTTGGTGTTCGGCAGAAAACGTGCCAGGCGACGTAGCTCCCCCGCGACCTGATCTGCCAGCTCGCGCGTCGGGCAGAGCACCAGGGACTGCGTCTGAAACAGCGTGGCGTCTATCTGCTGCAACAGCCCAAGGCCAAAGGCAGCCGTCTTACCACTGCCGGTTTTCGCCTGCACACGGACATCGCGTCCTTCCAGGATCGCTGGCAGCGCGGCAGCTTGTACAGGGGTCATCGTCAGGTAGCCCAACTCGTTAAGGTTATCGAGTTGGGCGGCAGGCAGTACGTTCAGCGTTGAAAAAGCAGTCACAGTTATTCTCGCGGTAAAAGACTCACAGTCAGCAGGCGCGTATCCTCGCAGATCTCCGCCTCTGATGCGACATTTTAATCGGCACTTCGTCAGGCGGTGGGTCCGGCATCGGCTGTGGACGGGGGATCGGATCGGGAACGGGCACAGGATCGGTTGGCACCGGGTCCGATAGCCGCGTGGGTTGCAGCAGCAGTGTTAAGAGCATGGCCATATTACCCTCCAGAAAACGCGTTTGTCTCTTTTAGGGTAGTCGCTGCTGGGTTGCAGGCAAAAAAAAGCC contains the following coding sequences:
- the ynaL gene encoding proline-rich small protein YnaL, whose protein sequence is MLLTLLLQPTRLSDPVPTDPVPVPDPIPRPQPMPDPPPDEVPIKMSHQRRRSARIRAC